One genomic segment of Bradyrhizobium prioriisuperbiae includes these proteins:
- a CDS encoding DUF817 domain-containing protein, with protein MNIPTDQPASAASQWPPIARFIAGERRLAARMARTPISAFLYEFLRFGLKQAWACLFGGIMVMLLIGTRYAYPDWLPLARYDFLFLSALLVQVILLASRLETLDEAKIILLYHVTGTVMELFKTSVGSWVYPEPSLLRIGGVPLFTGFMYSCIGSYLCRVWRLFDFRFSNHPPQWALVVLSLAIYVNFFSHHYLPDIRIGLFAATILLFARTRIYFKVWRSYRTMPLLLGFLLVAVFIWLSENIGTFTRTWVYPNQMQVLSPVSFGKLGSWFLLQIISYAMVALINPPQRFEANEASVPSVPRQDKRLNEA; from the coding sequence TTGAACATCCCGACGGATCAGCCGGCGTCCGCCGCCAGCCAATGGCCCCCGATTGCGCGCTTTATTGCCGGGGAGCGCCGGCTTGCCGCACGGATGGCCCGCACCCCCATCTCCGCTTTTCTCTATGAGTTCCTTCGGTTCGGCCTGAAACAGGCTTGGGCCTGCCTGTTCGGCGGTATCATGGTGATGCTCCTGATCGGAACGCGGTACGCCTATCCCGACTGGCTGCCGTTGGCGCGCTACGACTTCCTGTTCCTGAGCGCCCTGCTCGTTCAGGTCATTCTCCTGGCCAGCCGATTGGAGACGCTCGACGAGGCCAAGATCATTCTGCTCTACCACGTCACCGGCACGGTGATGGAGCTGTTCAAGACCTCGGTCGGTTCCTGGGTCTATCCGGAGCCCAGCCTTCTTCGTATCGGCGGCGTGCCGCTGTTCACCGGCTTCATGTACTCCTGTATCGGCAGCTATCTCTGCCGCGTGTGGCGCCTGTTCGATTTCAGGTTCAGCAACCATCCGCCGCAATGGGCTCTCGTCGTGCTGAGTCTCGCGATCTACGTCAATTTCTTCTCTCATCACTATCTGCCAGACATCCGGATCGGGCTGTTCGCAGCAACTATCCTGCTGTTTGCGCGCACCCGCATCTATTTCAAAGTCTGGCGCAGCTATCGGACCATGCCGCTGTTGCTCGGCTTTTTGCTGGTCGCGGTTTTTATCTGGCTGTCAGAAAATATCGGCACCTTCACCCGGACCTGGGTCTATCCAAACCAGATGCAGGTCTTGTCGCCGGTGTCCTTCGGCAAATTGGGATCGTGGTTTCTGCTGCAGATCATCAGTTATGCCATGGTGGCGCTGATCAATCCCCCGCAGCGCTTTGAGGCGAACGAAGCCTCCGTTCCCTCTGTGCCGCGACAGGACAAGCGCTTGAATGAAGCCTAG